Genomic window (Phoenix dactylifera cultivar Barhee BC4 unplaced genomic scaffold, palm_55x_up_171113_PBpolish2nd_filt_p 000294F, whole genome shotgun sequence):
atggatcatctttcaatagcacacctgtatgtatcaaccttgaaaaatttactagtgtgaagccatttatatcttgcctcaaacctctaggtgagtttatatccacccaattacatcgaaataatactaccttaaaCTTTCCATAATAATCCAACTCATAAATATCTGTTAGAGCACCATAATAATTTTTCCCATCCGCCTCAACCATTACTCCACtattttgggtttttctaaatttctcacgCTCTTgagtatgaaatttaaaaccatttataataaacccatcatatctgttgacaatattATTCGGACCTCGAGCAATGACTATTAACTCCTCAGAACAATTCCTCTCCATCATCACCGGtacctaaaaaaaattatggaagtaatgattaatttctctctacaaaaattttaaaacaaagcTTAATATATTAGACATCTAACCTGTTCGAAAAGCCATTCTggaaataactcaaccaaccatcGTTGCTCAATCCTTGGTGTAGGACGAATGTTATGGTTGAGACTTCGCTGAGCTATTAAAAATTCTCTGCACGATCAGAAAATCATTAATTAAAAGCCAATATTACATTCTTCTGACATGacagtaaatttaaattttaagtaaCCGTACTAACCTGCGAGACTCGGATATTATATCACTATGAAGTAAGACATAGCGATGTGCCTGTGCCAACGATTTCTGGTCAAGAACAACACTTTCAACTTTTCCCAAAACTCTTCCGCCAGATGAGAACTTGTAAACATCTGCATTCTCTATGATATCACAATTCCTTTGAGGTCGATTGAAAACcgtttcaacaccttcaagATATCTCGAACAAAATGTCAAACACTCCTCAGCAATATATCCTTCAGCAATCGAGCCCTCGGGATAGGTGAAGAGCAGAACCgtttacacatttttgacatggacataaaatctttccgttcatattagatttctcaaaagcaaacttaatgaaattctgaactccatccaaatatTCAGCACTAGATCttaacttatttatccaacttttgtccattctattagaataccgattgaactgcagtatttaaaaaaaagataaacaaaattaagTAAAATGCAAAGTAATTAATGTAATTAATGTTCATGTGCTGCACCCTACCCATCGTGCGGATTTATTTCCCACAATGGGGTCCACTTGTAATTAAAGGTCCACATGTAATTAAGGCACGAAACCAAATGCAACAGAATAAGTATATTATGCAGCTGAATGGAATGAGAATGAGAAAGAGAAAGGTTACCACTCAGCAAGCTTAAAGTTTGCAGATAACAGTGTCGGTGAAAGGGGTGAAAGAGAGGGCTCTTCACCTACAATCCCTGTGGATGTACCAACACAAGCATGAACACatgaaatttatttaagaaTGTCAACAACAACCAGTTCGAGAAACATCAACTCACCTACTGTTTGATTTCTTATCCTTGCAAGTTGTTGATATGTTTAAATGTCCGAATATGTTGTCTGGAATGAAGATAATGCTTCTCAGAAGATTTATGGTGATCAAAGATtagaaaaacaacaaaaataaagaaacttTGATTATTGAACTATCTATTATATTTCTtcacaaaaaaaatagaattggtGAGAACTAACCATAAATAGTAGCAAAAACAAGACCACCAGTAACAACATATAGCATCATTAATTTGTAAGGCATCAAAGTTTTTGAATCAGTCATGGGCAATTCATGAGTAAATCATAAAATCTATGATAATggcaaataattaaatattcttgataattaaaaaaaaaagcagtacTAAGGATATATGAAAACATAAAGAGGATAAAACCAGTGAGGTACCTACCAGAGGGTGCACAGTATGAAGCTGAAAACGTAAAGAGGATAAAACCAGAAAATCTGCAAAACAATGGTAAGTAGATGACAAAGTCAATATA
Coding sequences:
- the LOC113461576 gene encoding uncharacterized protein LOC113461576 — encoded protein: MMERNCSEELIVIARGPNNIVNRYDGFIINGFKFHTQEREKFRKTQNSGVMVEADGKNYYGALTDIYELDYYGKFKVVLFRCNWVDINSPRGLRQDINGFTLVNFSRLIHTGVLLKDDPFVFSSQARQVFFVQDSKDKNWSLVIKTKPRDLYDMGKRLEEEDDDTYTQCMPYNVVPTDEVNAPMSLIRMDVE